TGGCATCAAAAATCATGGAACCATTAACCAAGATGAAAATTGCCACTCTTACACAGTCGCAGATATCGAAGGCTGTTTTCCGGATTTCCCTGCTTCCTTTCAGGAAAGACCCATATCCGTACCGGCCTTCGGCCGATGCTCTTCTGGATCTGAGGCAATACGCCTTTTACAAACAAAAGATTTTTCAGGAAAACGATTTTTTTGAATCTCCGGCAGTTCTGATATCCGTTTATTCACAAAAAGCTGAAAATACGAACGAACCAGACCTGAGAGCAAAAGACCTGTCCGATCTTACGGAAGAAAAGAAGAAAACACCCAAATTTCCCGAAACAGAAGAAGTGGATCTTCATATTGAGAATTTGGTAGAAAATCCGGGCTCTTTAACTCCTTCGGAAATACTGAATATTCAAATGGCACGCTTCATCACCGCACTGGAGGGGGCTATTCTTGCCAGGCAGAAACGAATTATTTTCATTCATGGTGTTGGTAACGGTCGTTTAAAATACGAAATACGAAAAACACTGGATGAAAAATACAGCCACCTTCGTTACCAGGATGCATCGTATCAGGAATACGGGTTTGGAGCTACCATGGTTATTCTGAGGCACTGATCAGCCGGTTTGCAGATTTTTTCCTATAATTGCGTTTGTAATCGGCCATCAAATTGCATTCAAACTGAATAAGGCATCAATGAGTGTTCTCGTCAACAAAAATTCGCGGGTACTGGTTCAGGGATTCACGGGAAAGGAAGGTACTTTTCATGCCCAGCAGATGATTGAATACGGTACCAATGTGGTGGGTGGTGTTACTCCGGGTAAGGGGGGGCAAACTCATCTGGGGTTGCCTGTGTTTAATACCGCGTGGGAAGCCGTGAGAAAAACGGGTGCCGATGTTTCGGTTCTTTTTGTGCCTCCTGCCTGGGCGGCCGATTCCATCATGGAAGCTGCCGATGCCGGTATCAGTGTGATTGTGGCCATTACTGAAGGAATTCCTGTTGCCGATATGGTTCGCGTGAAAGCTTTCTTGCAGTCGCGGCATTCACGTCTGATCGGCCCTAACTGCCCCGGTGTGATTTCACCCGGAGAAGCAAAGGTCGGTATCATGCCGGGCTTCATTCACAAAAAAGGCTGTGTCGGCATTATTTCGCGTTCCGGAACCCTTACCTATGAGGCTGTAGACCAGGTTACACGTACCGGACTGGGGCAATCTACCTGCATTGGTATTGGCGGAGACCCTGTTGTCGGTACTTCCATTCTGGAAGCCATGAAACTTCTGATGAACGACCCCGAAACCGAGGGCATCATCATGATCGGCGAAATCGGCGGAAGTTTGGAAACGGAAGCAGCCCTCTGGGTGCGCGATCACGGCAGAAAGCCTGTTGTCGGTTTCATTGCCGGAAAAACGGCCCCCAAAGGAAGAAGAATGGGCCATGCCGGAGCAATTATCGGCGGAAAGGATGATACCGCCGCCACCAAAATTGAAATTCTGCGCTCCTGCAATATTCGGGTTGCCGACTCGCCTGCCGATATCGGTTCCCTGATGGCACAGGTACTGAAATGAGAAATATTTCTGAACTCTAAAACTGATAACCTATGAAATTACTTGAAGGAAAAACAGCACTTATTACCGGTGCTGCACGGGGTATCGGAAAGGCTATTGCCCTCCGTTTTGCGTCTGAAGGCGCCGATATTGCTTTCACCGACCTGGCATACGACGACCATGCAAAAGCTCTGGAAACAGAATTGCGCCAGATGGGAGTGAAAGCCAAAGCGTATGCTTCCGATGCTTCTGATTTTGCTGACACCGAAAATGTTGTAAATCAGGTAATTGACGATTTCGGGAAAATTGATATTCTGGTCAACAATGCCGGAATTACCCGGGATACCCTCCTGATGCGAATGACCGAACAGCAGTGGGATGCCGTGATCAGTGTCAATCTGAAGTCGGTCTTTAATTTTACCCATGCTGTTCTGAAATCTATGCTGAAAACCCGCAACGGGTCAATTATTAATATGAGTTCCGTAGTGGGGGTGGCAGGAAATGCCGGCCAGTCAAATTATTCTGCCTCAAAGGCCGGTATTATCGGATTCACCAAATCGGTTGCCCGTGAACTGGGATCCCGGAACATCCGGTGCAATGCCATAGCTCCGGGATTTATCATGACCGACATGACGGCAAAATTGCCCGAAGATGTTAGGGCCGAATGGATTAAGCGAATTCCCCTTCAGCGGGCTGGTACTCCGGAAGATGTGGCCAATGTGGCTCTTTTCCTTGGCTCTGATTTGTCTTC
The window above is part of the Bacteroidales bacterium genome. Proteins encoded here:
- the sucD gene encoding succinate--CoA ligase subunit alpha; translation: MSVLVNKNSRVLVQGFTGKEGTFHAQQMIEYGTNVVGGVTPGKGGQTHLGLPVFNTAWEAVRKTGADVSVLFVPPAWAADSIMEAADAGISVIVAITEGIPVADMVRVKAFLQSRHSRLIGPNCPGVISPGEAKVGIMPGFIHKKGCVGIISRSGTLTYEAVDQVTRTGLGQSTCIGIGGDPVVGTSILEAMKLLMNDPETEGIIMIGEIGGSLETEAALWVRDHGRKPVVGFIAGKTAPKGRRMGHAGAIIGGKDDTAATKIEILRSCNIRVADSPADIGSLMAQVLK
- the fabG gene encoding 3-oxoacyl-[acyl-carrier-protein] reductase; this translates as MKLLEGKTALITGAARGIGKAIALRFASEGADIAFTDLAYDDHAKALETELRQMGVKAKAYASDASDFADTENVVNQVIDDFGKIDILVNNAGITRDTLLMRMTEQQWDAVISVNLKSVFNFTHAVLKSMLKTRNGSIINMSSVVGVAGNAGQSNYSASKAGIIGFTKSVARELGSRNIRCNAIAPGFIMTDMTAKLPEDVRAEWIKRIPLQRAGTPEDVANVALFLGSDLSSYVSGQVINVCGAMQT
- a CDS encoding DUF2027 domain-containing protein, with protein sequence MKIQPGDRVRFLDDVGGGIVKYLSGKEIAMVETEEGFEIPVSVKKLVKVSETPENVTRQNPKTVKPAAEKTEKSSPPASDQNISETLFLGIVPVNPFSIALSDFYVYLVNDTSWHMMFVMSEEQTGNLHLMASKIMEPLTKMKIATLTQSQISKAVFRISLLPFRKDPYPYRPSADALLDLRQYAFYKQKIFQENDFFESPAVLISVYSQKAENTNEPDLRAKDLSDLTEEKKKTPKFPETEEVDLHIENLVENPGSLTPSEILNIQMARFITALEGAILARQKRIIFIHGVGNGRLKYEIRKTLDEKYSHLRYQDASYQEYGFGATMVILRH